One genomic window of Streptococcus mitis includes the following:
- a CDS encoding peptide chain release factor 3, producing the protein MNIQEEIKKRRTFAIISHPDAGKTTITEQLLYFGGEIREAGTVKGKKTGTFAKSDWMDIEKQRGISVTSSVMQFDYDGKRVNILDTPGHEDFSEDTYRTLMAVDAAVMVVDSAKGIEAQTKKLFEVVKHRGIPVFTFMNKLDRDGREPLDLLQELEEVLGIASYPMNWPIGMGKAFEGLYDLYNQRLELYKGDERFASLEDGDKLFGSNPFYEQVKDDIELLNEAGNEFSEEAILAGELTPVFFGSALTNFGVQTFLETFLKFAPEPHGHKKTDGEIVDPYDKDFSGFVFKIQANMDPRHRDRIAFVRIVSGEFERGMSVNLPRTGKGAKLSNVTQFMAESRENVTNAVAGDIIGVYDTGTYQVGDTLTVGKNKFEFEPLPTFTPEIFMKVSAKNVMKQKSFHKGIEQLVQEGAIQLYKNYQTSEYMLGAVGQLQFEVFKHRMEGEYNAEVVMSPMGKKTVRWIKPEDLDERMSSSRNILAKDRFDQPVFLFENDFALRWFADKYPDVELEEKM; encoded by the coding sequence ATGAATATTCAAGAAGAAATTAAGAAACGTCGTACCTTTGCCATCATCTCCCACCCGGACGCGGGGAAAACAACCATCACTGAGCAGTTGCTCTACTTTGGGGGAGAGATTCGTGAGGCTGGTACGGTAAAAGGAAAGAAAACAGGAACTTTTGCCAAGTCTGACTGGATGGATATCGAGAAGCAACGTGGGATTTCGGTTACTTCATCTGTTATGCAGTTTGACTACGATGGTAAGCGCGTGAATATCCTAGACACCCCAGGGCACGAGGATTTCTCAGAAGATACCTATCGTACCTTGATGGCGGTGGATGCTGCCGTCATGGTGGTGGACTCTGCTAAGGGTATCGAGGCTCAAACCAAGAAATTGTTTGAGGTTGTCAAACACCGTGGCATTCCTGTCTTTACCTTTATGAACAAGCTGGACCGTGACGGTCGTGAGCCACTAGACCTCTTACAAGAATTAGAAGAAGTCTTGGGCATTGCTAGCTACCCAATGAACTGGCCTATCGGGATGGGGAAAGCCTTTGAAGGCTTGTATGACCTCTATAACCAACGTTTGGAGCTCTATAAAGGGGATGAGCGTTTTGCTAGTCTAGAAGATGGGGACAAGCTTTTTGGTAGCAATCCTTTCTACGAACAAGTCAAGGATGATATTGAACTATTAAATGAAGCTGGAAATGAGTTTTCAGAGGAAGCTATTCTGGCTGGAGAATTGACACCAGTCTTCTTTGGTTCGGCCCTCACAAACTTTGGTGTGCAGACCTTCCTTGAAACCTTCCTCAAGTTTGCTCCAGAACCACATGGACACAAGAAAACAGACGGCGAAATTGTGGATCCTTATGACAAGGATTTCTCAGGATTTGTCTTTAAGATTCAAGCCAACATGGACCCTCGTCACCGTGACCGTATCGCCTTTGTCCGTATCGTATCGGGTGAATTTGAGCGTGGTATGAGTGTCAACCTACCTCGTACTGGTAAGGGTGCCAAACTGTCGAATGTTACCCAGTTTATGGCGGAAAGTCGTGAGAATGTAACCAATGCTGTGGCAGGTGATATCATCGGGGTTTATGATACAGGTACTTATCAGGTTGGGGATACATTGACTGTTGGCAAAAACAAGTTTGAATTTGAACCACTGCCAACCTTTACTCCTGAAATTTTCATGAAAGTTTCTGCTAAGAATGTCATGAAGCAAAAATCCTTCCACAAGGGGATTGAGCAATTGGTGCAAGAAGGAGCCATTCAGCTCTATAAGAATTACCAAACTAGCGAGTACATGCTAGGCGCTGTTGGTCAACTCCAGTTTGAAGTCTTTAAACACCGTATGGAGGGCGAGTACAATGCAGAAGTAGTCATGAGTCCAATGGGTAAAAAGACTGTTCGTTGGATCAAGCCTGAGGATTTGGATGAACGGATGTCATCAAGTCGCAATATCTTGGCTAAAGACCGTTTCGACCAACCAGTATTCCTCTTTGAAAATGATTTTGCCCTCCGTTGGTTTGCGGATAAGTATCCAGACGTAGAGTTGGAGGAAAAAATGTAA
- a CDS encoding accessory Sec-dependent serine-rich glycoprotein adhesin, with protein MFFRRQKGQYRETDRVTRYKLVKSGKHWLRASTSLFGLFKVLRGGVDTTQVMTEVVENQTNQTITGLDIIRGIAATGAVLGGAVATQTKVFANEAVALEKTLDSSDALATHDTVVLGTTAKVDAENSASLSNSASESVSTSESVSTSLSASVSSSASMSTSASESASTSASVSASTSVSSSQSMVASDNSVHSTTASETSGKAESVSKESQLTKEELPTSKLSAPVLESAKLEKGLVDTNAEISSLAGVTAGAIATREVSAKQQDENRKKLTKLSAEMGEYLAKAVGLPNADSAITKVNTAVTEIEKALADPTSDLTSVVQKATSARNSIVNAVLGAHSGQRDSRNGQALERGASPRASFSSHGTTASIESGRYDRNSNEVVWRINMHANSALHHVGLIADVDPNTTITRVIFNNVQEMEKRGGSGNEYVYDIRHDKQRNLEATIEVHATVNDKSATATLDARVATSSQPFTSADTFGDDTPSMHNEVATRVSHAPRMNRSIVVPNRAAGQSRAASNPPTIKMPSDVTFYNDDAITNFQIQLRDDRGMDKIKASDSNAIITGVTSPNYPATSRRGPGDLWTYDYQGRRTGFQKSYNIDITGTLGRKGTAWEPYKPGTYPLEYTVTDIDGQPATATTNFHVKGFNERQNPVSGATVAVNNTKNLSPAEREQVLANFKAANASVLSSTDYKKGSEEGSISVANNGDVTITYRDKTTDTVTNNVKYGVEKTTEHFYAVSDEPLSNINPRSLVRPVGGASDFPSGTRFAWKQGQAPTMTAMGDRENPRTAILTVTHPDNTTTDLTYNYRVYQKIETKTKNGVTGQFYAFKAASGDRTVGSSYANNIGGDSYLYINSPSLPSGTTFAYEYRLNNNASAPLNNRTGSPKFSDVWHTTDSAATTHRTTYTAKATYPTGRFGTPSAQDRALTSETSFTYTVVDPVAKQEYTTKVGDTTPLNDIIANPGNALKNSDSRVAIPTGTTYEWVSRPDASAPGIYKKEVKVTLPQGSADKAGNSTNVPVTIKVRPNPPRIADSQVKLQGGLPNRSITVTDVIPGATVTLTIGTETFTKKSTGASVTFEPSELKRVTDTNNGLLPTRNVTVKQEMVVRDPNGSNVTLQSDTSSNIITKENVSPNPEFEIYVKNNGKWEKLSPKNNVRPGTSGYEIFAGDEVKVVLKGSDNSGKLRDLKLYDGTSDKDRIFSGDYSSNDSALGFKNKPTNAPATLEYTATYNPNQPHADGNRWTLGVKAVDLSNNESRTPTVVVAQGKLNEKFPGKKPSVVFQVKHPNALSQREKDEILAAVKTANPETANRIRSYSIAENGTVTITYKDGTVNTVTPNISDSDYRASVSASTSASQSASTSASKSASTSASQSASTSASKSASTSASQSASTSASKSASTSASQSASTSASKSASTSASQSASTSASKSASTSASQSASTSASKSASTSASQSASTSASKSASTSASQSASTSASKSASTSASQSASTSASKSASTSASQSASTSASKSASTSASQSASTSASKSASTSASQSASTSASQSASTSASQSASTSASQSASTSASQSASTSASQSASTSASQSASTSASQSASTSASQSASTSASQSASTSASQSASTSASQSASTSASQSASTSASQSASTSASQSASTSASQSASTSASQSASTSSSQSASTSASQSASTSASQSASTSASQSASTSASQSASTSASQSASTSASQSASTSASQSASTSASQSASTSASQSASTSASQSASTSASQSASTSASQSASTSASQSASTSASQSASTSASQSASTSASQSASTSASQSASTSASQSASTSASQSASTSASQSASTSASQSASTSASQSASTSASQSASTSASQSASTSASQSASTSASQSASTSASQSASTSASQSASTSASQSASTSASQSASTSASQSASTSASQSASTSASQSASTSASQSASTSASQSASTSASQSASTSASQSASTSASQSASTSASQSASTSASQSASTSASQSASTSASQSASTSASQSASTSASQSASTSASQSASTSASQSASTSASQSASTSASQSASTSASQSASTSASQSASTSASQSASTSASQSASTSASQSASTSASQSASTSASQSASTSASQSASTSASQSASTSASQSASTSASQSASTSASQSASTSASQSASTSASQSASTSASQSASTSASQSASTSASQSASTSASQSASTSASQSASTSASQSASTSASQSASTSASQSASTSASQSASTSASQSASTSASQSASTSASQSASTSASQSASTSASQSASTSASQSASTSASQSASTSASQSASTSASQSASTSASQSASTSASQSASTSASQSASTSASQSASTSASQSASTSASQSASTSASQSASTSASQSASTSASQSASTSASQSASTSASQSASTSASQSASTSASQSASTSASQSASTSASQSASTSASQSASTSASQSASTSASQSASTSASQSASTSASQSASTSASQSASTSASQSASTSASQSASTSASQSASTSASQSASTSASQSASTSASQSASTSASQSASTSASQSASTSASQSASTSASQSASTSASQSASTSASQSASTSASQSASTSASQSASTSASQSASTSASQSASTSASQSASTSASQSASTSASQSASTSASQSASTSASQSASTSASQSASTSTYESASTSASESASTSASESASTSASASASVSASANTLSSETPSESAGKSRQQLPNTGTEASKSSVLLGALAAVTGLGLFAKRRKRDDEE; from the coding sequence ATGTTTTTCAGACGTCAAAAGGGTCAATATCGCGAAACTGATCGTGTGACTCGATACAAACTGGTAAAATCCGGTAAGCATTGGTTGAGAGCCTCAACCTCTCTTTTTGGCTTGTTCAAGGTTTTGCGTGGTGGTGTAGACACTACTCAAGTTATGACCGAAGTAGTAGAAAACCAAACTAATCAAACCATTACAGGTCTTGATATTATAAGGGGTATTGCAGCTACAGGAGCTGTATTGGGTGGGGCTGTTGCTACTCAGACAAAAGTTTTTGCAAACGAAGCGGTAGCTCTTGAAAAAACGTTAGATAGTTCAGATGCTCTAGCAACGCATGATACAGTTGTTCTTGGCACAACTGCAAAAGTGGATGCGGAGAATTCGGCAAGTCTGTCTAATTCAGCAAGCGAGAGTGTATCTACTTCAGAATCAGTATCCACTAGTCTATCAGCTAGCGTTAGTTCTTCTGCTAGTATGTCAACAAGCGCTTCAGAAAGCGCATCAACTTCGGCTAGCGTCTCAGCAAGTACCTCTGTAAGTTCTAGTCAGTCGATGGTGGCTTCAGACAATAGTGTACATTCTACTACTGCTTCTGAGACTTCTGGAAAAGCAGAGTCTGTGTCAAAAGAAAGTCAGTTGACTAAAGAAGAATTACCTACCTCTAAGCTAAGTGCTCCCGTATTGGAATCAGCTAAATTGGAAAAAGGTTTGGTTGATACGAATGCAGAAATAAGTAGTTTGGCAGGAGTAACTGCGGGTGCCATCGCAACAAGGGAAGTTTCAGCTAAACAACAGGATGAAAATCGTAAGAAGTTAACCAAACTTTCAGCTGAGATGGGTGAGTACTTGGCTAAAGCTGTAGGATTGCCGAATGCGGACTCTGCTATTACCAAAGTGAATACTGCCGTTACGGAGATTGAAAAAGCCTTGGCGGATCCGACTAGTGATTTGACATCAGTAGTACAAAAAGCTACCTCTGCTCGTAATTCCATTGTCAATGCTGTTTTAGGTGCACATTCAGGTCAACGTGATAGTCGTAACGGACAAGCGCTAGAGAGAGGAGCGTCTCCTAGGGCATCATTCTCTAGTCATGGAACGACAGCTTCAATTGAGTCTGGTAGATATGATAGAAATAGTAATGAAGTTGTTTGGCGTATCAATATGCACGCGAACAGTGCCTTGCATCATGTAGGGCTGATTGCGGATGTAGATCCTAATACGACTATTACTCGTGTGATCTTTAATAATGTACAAGAAATGGAGAAACGTGGTGGCTCAGGAAATGAGTATGTCTATGATATCCGCCATGATAAACAAAGAAACCTAGAAGCAACGATTGAAGTTCATGCTACTGTAAATGATAAGTCAGCAACTGCAACATTGGATGCAAGAGTTGCTACAAGTAGCCAACCATTTACAAGTGCGGATACTTTTGGGGACGATACTCCTTCTATGCATAATGAAGTAGCTACTAGAGTATCGCATGCCCCACGTATGAATAGAAGTATAGTAGTTCCTAATCGTGCAGCAGGTCAGAGCCGTGCAGCCTCTAATCCGCCTACGATTAAGATGCCATCTGATGTCACTTTTTATAATGATGATGCCATCACGAATTTTCAGATACAATTACGTGATGATAGAGGGATGGATAAAATCAAGGCTTCTGACTCCAATGCTATCATTACAGGTGTAACTTCCCCAAACTATCCTGCTACTAGTAGAAGAGGTCCAGGGGATTTGTGGACCTATGATTATCAAGGAAGGCGAACAGGATTCCAAAAATCATATAACATTGATATAACAGGAACGCTTGGTCGTAAAGGTACTGCTTGGGAACCGTATAAACCAGGTACCTATCCTCTTGAATATACAGTTACAGATATTGATGGTCAGCCTGCTACAGCCACTACCAATTTCCATGTCAAAGGATTTAACGAGCGACAAAACCCTGTGAGTGGTGCGACTGTCGCAGTTAATAATACGAAAAATCTAAGTCCGGCGGAAAGAGAGCAAGTATTGGCTAACTTTAAAGCAGCTAATGCAAGCGTTCTTTCAAGTACAGACTACAAAAAAGGATCTGAAGAAGGATCAATCAGTGTAGCTAATAATGGAGATGTTACCATTACTTATCGTGATAAAACCACGGATACAGTCACAAACAATGTTAAGTATGGTGTAGAGAAAACAACTGAGCACTTTTATGCAGTTAGCGACGAGCCTTTATCTAATATAAATCCAAGAAGTCTTGTGCGTCCAGTTGGCGGAGCTTCTGACTTCCCTAGTGGGACAAGATTTGCATGGAAACAAGGGCAAGCTCCTACAATGACAGCGATGGGGGACAGAGAGAACCCTAGAACTGCAATCTTAACGGTAACTCATCCAGATAATACTACTACGGATTTAACATATAATTACAGAGTCTATCAAAAGATAGAGACTAAAACCAAGAATGGAGTTACTGGTCAGTTTTATGCCTTTAAAGCAGCTTCAGGTGATCGAACTGTTGGCAGTAGCTATGCTAATAATATAGGTGGAGATTCATATCTTTATATCAATAGTCCATCTCTTCCTTCGGGGACTACATTTGCTTATGAATATCGTCTGAATAATAATGCAAGTGCACCACTAAATAATCGAACTGGGTCACCTAAATTTAGTGATGTCTGGCATACAACTGACTCTGCAGCTACGACACACCGTACAACCTATACTGCAAAAGCAACTTATCCAACAGGACGCTTTGGAACTCCGTCTGCACAAGATCGTGCTTTGACAAGTGAGACAAGCTTTACTTATACAGTAGTGGATCCAGTAGCTAAACAAGAATATACTACAAAAGTTGGGGATACAACTCCGCTAAATGATATTATTGCCAATCCTGGCAATGCACTTAAAAATTCTGATTCTAGAGTGGCGATTCCTACTGGAACAACTTATGAATGGGTATCCAGACCTGATGCTTCAGCTCCAGGTATCTATAAGAAAGAAGTTAAAGTTACTTTACCACAAGGTTCTGCAGATAAAGCAGGCAACAGTACAAATGTTCCTGTAACTATCAAAGTTAGACCGAACCCACCACGAATCGCAGATAGTCAAGTGAAGCTACAAGGAGGTCTGCCAAATCGTAGTATTACAGTGACAGATGTAATACCAGGAGCAACAGTCACTTTAACCATTGGTACCGAAACCTTTACTAAAAAGTCTACTGGAGCAAGTGTGACGTTTGAACCGTCTGAGTTGAAACGGGTTACTGATACCAATAATGGTTTGTTGCCTACAAGAAATGTAACGGTTAAACAAGAAATGGTTGTTAGGGATCCAAATGGTAGCAATGTAACTCTTCAATCTGACACATCTTCTAATATAATTACTAAAGAAAATGTATCTCCAAACCCTGAATTTGAAATCTATGTCAAGAATAATGGTAAGTGGGAAAAACTTTCTCCGAAAAATAATGTCCGTCCTGGTACGAGTGGATACGAGATTTTTGCAGGAGACGAAGTTAAGGTTGTCTTAAAAGGTTCAGATAATAGTGGTAAACTTAGAGATTTGAAACTTTACGATGGTACATCAGATAAAGATAGAATATTCTCAGGTGACTATTCTTCGAATGATAGTGCACTAGGATTCAAGAATAAACCAACGAATGCTCCTGCTACTTTAGAGTATACAGCTACTTATAATCCTAATCAGCCACATGCAGATGGAAATAGATGGACACTTGGTGTAAAAGCTGTGGACTTGTCTAATAATGAATCGAGAACTCCAACAGTAGTTGTCGCCCAAGGGAAGTTGAATGAGAAATTCCCTGGTAAGAAGCCGTCAGTAGTCTTCCAAGTTAAACATCCAAACGCTCTGAGTCAGCGTGAGAAAGATGAAATCTTAGCTGCTGTGAAAACAGCGAACCCTGAGACTGCAAACCGTATCAGAAGTTATTCTATTGCAGAGAATGGAACGGTAACCATTACTTATAAAGATGGAACGGTAAATACGGTAACGCCAAATATATCTGACTCAGATTACCGTGCGTCAGTATCAGCGTCAACCAGTGCCAGCCAAAGTGCTTCAACGAGCGCGTCTAAGTCCGCGTCAACCAGTGCGAGCCAATCAGCCAGCACGAGCGCGTCTAAGTCCGCATCGACCAGTGCGAGCCAATCAGCCAGCACGAGCGCGTCTAAGTCCGCATCGACCAGCGCAAGTCAATCAGCCAGCACGAGCGCGTCTAAGTCCGCATCGACCAGCGCAAGTCAATCAGCCAGCACGAGCGCGTCTAAGTCCGCATCGACCAGCGCAAGTCAATCAGCCAGCACGAGCGCGTCTAAGTCCGCATCGACCAGCGCAAGTCAATCAGCCAGCACGAGCGCGTCTAAGTCCGCATCGACCAGCGCAAGTCAATCAGCCAGCACGAGCGCGTCTAAGTCCGCATCGACCAGCGCAAGTCAATCAGCCAGCACGAGCGCGTCTAAGTCCGCATCGACCAGCGCAAGTCAATCAGCCAGCACGAGCGCGTCTAAGTCCGCATCGACCAGTGCGAGCCAATCAGCCAGCACGAGCGCGTCTAAGTCCGCCTCGACCAGTGCAAGTCAATCAGCAAGTACATCAGCTAGCCAGTCGGCTTCAACCAGCGCAAGCCAATCAGCCAGCACGAGCGCAAGTCAGTCAGCCTCGACCAGTGCAAGTCAATCAGCCAGCACCTCAGCTAGCCAGTCGGCTTCAACAAGTGCAAGCCAATCAGCCAGCACCTCAGCTAGTCAATCGGCCTCAACAAGTGCCAGCCAATCAGCCAGCACGTCAGCTAGTCAGTCCGCATCGACCAGTGCGAGCCAATCAGCCAGCACAAGTGCTAGTCAGTCGGCTTCAACAAGTGCGAGCCAATCAGCCAGCACAAGTGCTAGTCAGTCGGCTTCAACAAGTGCGAGCCAATCAGCCAGCACGTCAGCTAGCCAATCAGCCAGCACAAGTGCGAGCCAATCAGCCAGCACCTCATCTAGTCAATCGGCCTCAACAAGTGCCAGCCAATCAGCCAGCACGTCAGCTAGCCAGTCGGCTTCAACAAGTGCAAGCCAATCAGCCAGCACATCGGCTAGTCAGTCAGCGTCAACAAGTGCAAGTCAATCAGCCAGCACCTCAGCTAGTCAGTCGGCCTCAACAAGTGCGAGCCAATCAGCCAGCACCTCAGCTAGCCAGTCGGCTTCAACAAGTGCAAGTCAATCAGCAAGCACAAGTGCTAGTCAGTCGGCTTCAACAAGTGCAAGCCAATCAGCCAGCACCTCAGCTAGCCAGTCGGCTTCAACAAGTGCAAGTCAATCAGCCAGCACAAGTGCTAGTCAGTCGGCTTCAACAAGTGCAAGCCAATCAGCCAGCACCTCAGCTAGCCAGTCGGCTTCAACAAGTGCGAGTCAATCAGCAAGCACGTCAGCAAGCCAAAGTGCTTCAACAAGTGCGAGTCAATCAGCAAGCACGTCTGCAAGCCAAAGTGCTTCAACAAGTGCGAGTCAATCAGCAAGCACGTCAGCAAGCCAAAGTGCTTCAACAAGTGCGAGTCAATCAGCCAGCACGTCTGCAAGCCAAAGTGCATCGACAAGTGCGAGCCAATCAGCAAGTACCTCAGCTAGCCAGTCAGCATCGACAAGTGCGAGCCAATCAGCAAGCACCTCAGCAAGTCAATCGGCTTCAACAAGTGCGAGCCAATCAGCAAGCACGTCAGCTAGTCAGTCAGCATCGACAAGTGCAAGTCAATCAGCCAGCACCTCAGCTAGTCAGTCGGCTTCAACAAGTGCAAGCCAATCAGCAAGCACGTCAGCTAGTCAGTCGGCTTCAACAAGTGCAAGCCAATCAGCCAGCACATCGGCTAGTCAGTCCGCATCGACAAGTGCAAGCCAATCAGCAAGCACCTCAGCTAGCCAGTCGGCTTCAACAAGTGCAAGTCAATCAGCAAGCACAAGTGCTAGTCAGTCAGCATCGACAAGTGCAAGCCAATCAGCCAGCACGTCAGCTAGCCAGTCGGCCTCAACAAGTGCAAGCCAATCAGCAAGCACCTCAGCTAGCCAGTCGGCTTCGACAAGTGCAAGCCAATCAGCAAGCACATCGGCTAGTCAGTCCGCATCGACAAGTGCAAGCCAATCAGCCAGCACCTCAGCTAGCCAGTCGGCTTCAACAAGTGCAAGTCAATCAGCAAGCACAAGTGCTAGTCAGTCGGCATCGACAAGTGCAAGCCAATCAGCAAGCACAAGTGCTAGTCAGTCGGCTTCAACAAGTGCAAGTCAATCAGCAAGCACATCGGCTAGTCAGTCAGCATCGACAAGTGCAAGCCAATCAGCAAGCACATCGGCTAGTCAGTCCGCATCGACAAGTGCAAGCCAGTCGGCTTCAACAAGTGCAAGCCAATCAGCAAGCACGTCAGCTAGCCAGTCGGCATCGACAAGTGCAAGCCAGTCCGCATCGACAAGTGCAAGCCAGTCGGCATCGACAAGTGCAAGCCAGTCCGCATCGACAAGTGCAAGCCAGTCCGCATCGACAAGTGCAAGCCAATCAGCAAGCACAAGTGCTAGTCAGTCAGCATCGACAAGTGCAAGTCAATCAGCAAGCACAAGTGCTAGTCAGTCGGCTTCAACAAGTGCAAGCCAATCAGCAAGCACAAGTGCAAGCCAGTCGGCTTCAACAAGTGCAAGCCAATCAGCAAGCACCTCAGCTAGTCAATCAGCTTCAACAAGTGCAAGTCAATCAGCAAGCACAAGTGCTAGTCAGTCGGCATCGACAAGTGCAAGCCAATCAGCAAGCACCTCAGCTAGTCAGTCGGCATCGACAAGTGCAAGCCAATCAGCAAGCACCTCAGCTAGCCAGTCGGCTTCAACAAGTGCAAGCCAATCAGCCAGCACATCAGCTAGTCAATCGGCCTCAACAAGTGCAAGCCAATCAGCCAGCACCTCAGCTAGCCAGTCGGCTTCAACAAGTGCAAGTCAATCAGCAAGCACAAGTGCTAGTCAGTCGGCATCGACAAGTGCGAGCCAGTCGGCTTCAACAAGTGCAAGCCAATCAGCAAGCACGTCAGCTAGCCAGTCGGCATCGACAAGTGCAAGCCAGTCCGCATCGACAAGTGCAAGCCAGTCCGCATCGACAAGTGCAAGCCAATCAGCAAGCACAAGTGCTAGTCAGTCAGCATCGACAAGTGCAAGTCAATCAGCAAGCACAAGTGCTAGTCAGTCGGCTTCAACAAGTGCAAGCCAATCAGCAAGCACGTCAGCTAGCCAGTCGGCTTCAACAAGTGCAAGTCAATCAGCAAGCACATCGGCTAGTCAGTCAGCATCGACAAGTGCAAGCCAATCAGCAAGCACCTCAGCTAGTCAGTCAGCATCGACAAGTGCAAGCCAATCAGCAAGCACCTCAGCTAGTCAATCGGCCTCAACAAGTGCAAGTCAATCAGCAAGCACGTCAGCTAGTCAGTCGGCCTCAACAAGTGCAAGCCAATCAGCAAGCACAAGTGCTAGCCAGTCGGCTTCAACAAGTGCAAGCCAATCAGCAAGCACCTCAGCTAGTCAATCAGCTTCAACAAGTGCAAGTCAATCAGCAAGCACAAGTGCTAGTCAGTCGGCATCGACAAGTGCAAGCCAATCAGCAAGCACCTCAGCTAGTCAGTCGGCATCGACAAGTGCAAGCCAATCAGCAAGCACCTCAGCTAGCCAGTCGGCTTCAACAAGTGCAAGCCAATCAGCCAGCACATCAGCTAGTCAATCGGCCTCAACAAGTGCAAGCCAATCAGCAAGCACATCGGCTAGTCAGTCAGCATCGACAAGTGCAAGTCAATCAGCAAGCACATCAGCAAGTCAATCAGCTTCAACAAGTGCAAGTCAATCAGCAAGCACGTCAGCTAGTCAGTCAGCATCGACAAGTGCAAGTCAATCAGCCAGCACCTCAGCTAGTCAGTCGGCTTCAACAAGTGCAAGCCAATCAGCCAGCACAAGCACGTATGAGTCAGCGTCCACAAGTGCATCAGAATCAGCAAGCACATCAGCATCTGAGTCAGCATCAACAAGTGCGTCAGCTTCAGCCAGCGTATCAGCATCAGCAAACACATTATCTTCTGAAACACCATCAGAATCAGCAGGTAAGTCAAGACAGCAATTGCCAAATACAGGTACAGAAGCTTCCAAATCATCTGTACTCCTTGGAGCTTTGGCAGCCGTGACTGGTCTAGGTCTGTTTGCGAAACGCCGTAAACGTGATGATGAAGAATAA
- a CDS encoding CatB-related O-acetyltransferase, whose translation MLSGKFCLFSHKNKQHQRYFQFLPDGQIRDIGGTGHDNERFWELEDQKLKLYSKSEQLTAVFECCYEEVGHSYWEGLHQETIPLEIRIYDSRPDLFDYLTKYTCRYLIDYGALIVGKHTYGIPQLIDYDHGGQVIIGDYCSIGHNVQFITANHDLELITTYPFKSLEVFYTDESLQMTDDHILKSPTRVGNDVWIGNNAQIMAGVTIGDGAVIAAGALVSKDVEPYAVVGGNPAKVIRYRIAEPTFRKQMLEIAWWNWPEDIISERLDKIMSKDISEFIREYLPNAGEVKCD comes from the coding sequence TTGCTATCTGGAAAATTCTGTTTATTTTCACATAAAAATAAGCAACACCAACGTTATTTTCAATTCTTACCTGATGGTCAGATTAGGGATATTGGTGGAACAGGTCATGATAATGAGCGATTTTGGGAATTAGAAGATCAAAAACTTAAATTATATTCTAAATCAGAGCAACTAACAGCAGTTTTTGAGTGTTGCTATGAAGAAGTAGGCCATTCCTATTGGGAAGGATTACATCAGGAAACGATTCCCTTGGAAATACGAATATACGATTCGCGTCCAGATTTATTTGATTACCTGACAAAATATACTTGTCGCTATTTGATTGATTACGGAGCCTTAATAGTAGGGAAACATACGTATGGCATTCCACAATTAATTGACTATGACCACGGAGGTCAAGTTATAATTGGTGATTATTGTTCTATTGGCCATAATGTTCAATTTATAACTGCAAATCATGATTTAGAGTTGATTACAACTTATCCATTCAAGAGTTTAGAGGTATTTTACACGGATGAGTCATTGCAGATGACTGATGATCATATTTTGAAAAGTCCAACTCGAGTTGGTAATGATGTTTGGATTGGTAACAATGCTCAAATCATGGCTGGGGTAACTATTGGAGATGGTGCAGTCATAGCAGCAGGTGCTCTAGTGAGCAAGGATGTAGAACCATATGCTGTTGTAGGAGGCAATCCAGCAAAAGTGATTCGTTATCGTATAGCAGAACCTACTTTTCGGAAACAGATGTTAGAAATTGCGTGGTGGAATTGGCCAGAAGACATTATTTCTGAACGATTGGATAAAATCATGAGTAAGGATATATCAGAATTTATAAGAGAATACTTACCAAATGCTGGGGAAGTTAAATGTGATTAA